Proteins encoded together in one Quercus lobata isolate SW786 chromosome 3, ValleyOak3.0 Primary Assembly, whole genome shotgun sequence window:
- the LOC115981359 gene encoding eukaryotic translation initiation factor 5A-like has translation MPMDLYKHCLLKQHSGLLVVEFSTSKTGKHGHAKCHFVAIDIFNGKKLEDIVPSSHNCDVPHVNRTDYMLIDIAEDGFVSLLTENGNTKDDLRLPTDDNLLTQIKDGFGDGKDLVVSVMSAMGEEQICGLKDIGPK, from the exons atgcCAATGGACTTGTATAAACATTGTTTGCTCAAGCAGCATTCTGGCTTATTG GTTGTGGAGTTTTCGACTTCCAAAACCGGCAAGCACGGTCATGCAAAGTGTCACTTTGTTGCTATTGACATCTTCAATGGGAAGAAGCTTGAGGATATTGTTCCCTCATCCCACAACTGTGAT GTTCCTCATGTCAACCGTACTGACTATATGCTGATTGATATCGCTGAGGATGGATtt GTGAGTCTGCTGACTGAGAATGGTAATACTAAGGATGACCTGAGGCTTCCAACCGATGACAATCTGCTGACACAG ATCAAGGATGGATTTGGTGATGGAAAAGATTTGGTTGTTTCAGTGATGTCTGCTATGGGAGAAGAGCAGATCTGTGGCCTTAAGGACATCGGCCCCAAGTAA
- the LOC115981361 gene encoding mitotic checkpoint protein BUB3.3-like: MNGTTTGLEIRDAISRIRFAPKSNNLLISSWDSSLRLYDAVGSALRLEAPCEAALLDCCFHNDESVAFAAASDGCVRRYDLHSGINDTIGNHDDIATSIGYSDETGQVISAGLDKKILFWDMRMAKAIEYLRNLGAEVDSMSLFGLNFLVAIGSSIHEYDLRKLDKLVQSKESHLNIRIRCVSSIPYSKGYAVGSVDGRVAVEMPYPSNPNDISYMFRCHPKSKDGRYHLASVNDIVFNPLICGAFVTGDNEGYVTTWDARSKRRLFGLPRLPNSVASLSYNHDGQLLAVASSYTYQEAEEIEEPPQVFIYKIDDSCIRSVSAGSSSRNVEAMSDEEHQFESKADAGASKTYPQQAGTIRKNGYIVIKGRPCKVVEVSTSKTGKHGHAKCHFVAIDIFNGKKLEDIVPSSHNCDVPHVNRTDYQLIDISEDGFVSLLTENGNTKDDLRLPTDDNLLTQIKDGFGDGKDLVVSVMSAMGEEQICGLKDIGPK, from the exons ATGAACGGAACAACAACCGGTTTGGAAATCCGAGACGCCATTTCCAGAATCCGATTCGCTCCGAAATCCAACAATCTCCTTATCTCTTCTTGGGACTCT AGTCTTCGATTATACGACGCCGTTGGATCTGCGCTCCGATTAGAAGCTCCGTGCGAGGCTGCGCTTCTAGATTGTTGTTTCCACAACGACGAGTCTGTTGCTTTCGCCGCTGCCTCCGATGGCTGCGTTAGaag GTATGACTTGCATTCAGGAATTAATGATACAATTGGAAACCATGATGATATAGCAACAAGTATTGGATATTCTGATGAAACAG GTCAAGTAATCTCTGCTGGCTTGGACAAGAAGATACTATTCTGGGACATGCGGATGGCGAAGGCAATTGAGTATTTGAGAAACCTAGGTGCAGAGGTGGATTCCATGTCACTCtttggattgaattttttgGTAGCCATTGGATCATCAATACATGAGTATGACTTGCGTAAGTTGGACAAATTGGTTCAATCGAAAGAGTCACACTTGAACATTCGAATTAGATGTGTCAGCTCGATTCCTTATTCTAAAG GATACGCAGTTGGATCAGTGGATGGACGAGTAGCAGTGGAGATGCCCTATCCATCCAATCCAAATGACATTAG TTACATGTTCCGTTGTCATCCAAAATCAAAGGATGGAAGGTATCATCTAGCATCAGTGAATGACATTGTTTTCAATCCACT catCTGTGGTGCTTTTGTTACTGGTGATAATGAGGGTTATGTAACTACATGGGATGCTCGAAGCAAGAGAAGACTTTTTGGG TTGCCTAGGCTCCCAAATAGTGTGGCATCCTTATCGTACAACCATGATGGACAACTTTTGGCTGTTGCATCAAGCTACACTTACCAAGAAGCTGAAGAAAT AGAAGAGCCTCCTCAAGTATTCATTTACAAAATTGATGACAGCTGCATTAGATCAGTGTCTGCTGGAAGTTCAAGTAGGAAT GTCGAAGCCATGTCCGACGAGGAGCACCAGTTCGAGTCGAAGGCCGACGCCGGAGCTTCGAAGACGTACCCACAGCAAGCCGGAACCATCCGCAAGAACGGTTACATTGTCATCAAAGGCAGGCCTTGCAAG GTTGTGGAGGTTTCGACTTCCAAAACCGGCAAGCATGGTCATGCAAAGTGTCACTTTGTTGCTATTGACATCTTCAATGGGAAGAAGCTTGAGGATATTGTTCCCTCATCCCACAACTGTGAT GTGCCTCATGTCAACCGTACTGACTATCAGCTGATTGATATCTCTGAGGATGGATtt GTGAGTCTGCTGACTGAGAATGGTAATACTAAGGATGACCTGAGGCTTCCAACCGATGACAATCTGCTGACGCAG ATCAAGGATGGATTTGGAGATGGAAAAGATTTGGTTGTTTCAGTGATGTCTGCTATGGGAGAAGAGCAGATCTGTGGCCTTAAGGACATCGGCCCCAAGTAA
- the LOC115978812 gene encoding cell division topological specificity factor homolog, chloroplastic: protein MAISGDLRVSATLGSYHAYPLRSSLRPSKVEFSGFLNGGSSISDITSKWPSMVLDNRNMRGHSKQIPHVTGDYKLSPKSISQAAESFLLDAINMSFLERLNLAWKIVFPSPTSRKNSNARVAKQRLKMILFSDRCAVSDEAKQKIVKNIVQSLSDFVEIESRDKVQLSVSTDSDLGTIYSVTVPVRRVKPEYQDLDEAGTITNIEYKDTGDSSGSVDVRFDFFIPDERSY, encoded by the exons atggcGATTTCTGGGGATCTAAGGGTCTCTGCAACACTGGGCTCGTACCATGCATACCCTCTTCGAAGCTCTTTGCGCCCTTCTAAG GTAGAGTTCTCTGGTTTCCTGAATGGAGGATCCAGCATATCTGATATCACATCCAAATGGCCCAGCATGGTACTTGATAACCGCAATATGCGTGGTCATTCCAAGCAAATTCCGCATGTCACTGGAGATTATAAGCTGTCGCCAAAGTCCATCAGCCAAGCTGCTGAGAGCTTCCTCCTTGATGCCATTAACATGAGCTTCCTTGAGCGTTTAAACTTGGCTTGGAAGATAGTGTTCCCATCACCAACATCTAGGAAGAACTCTAATGCTAGAGTTGCCAAGCAGCGCTTGAAGATGATTCTCTTCTCTGACCGATGTGCAGTTAGTGATGAGGCCAAACAAAAGATTGTCAAGAACATTGTGCAGTCTCTATCAGATTTCGTGGAGATAGAATCACGGGATAAAGTTCAGCTGAGTGTCTCTACTGATTCAGATCTTGGAACCATTTATTCTGTCACAGTGCCAGTACGGAGAGTGAAACCAGAATATCAAGATTTGGATGAGGCTGGAACGATAACAAATATTGAGTACAAAGATACTGGAGACTCGTCAGGTTCTGTGGATGTTAGGTTTGATTTCTTTATTCCAGATGAAAGGTCCTATTGA